In a genomic window of Pleurocapsa sp. PCC 7319:
- a CDS encoding class I SAM-dependent methyltransferase, translating to MNSPTLKRDWKAYYDIVADRPPRKTILTALAAFEQPGIAVDLGCGAGRDTVEILRQNWAVLAIDREPDAIHRLLARPNLNTLQLTTQIVGFEEVQLPKSVDLINASFSIPFCSPEVFPTLWNQIFNSLVTGGRFCGHLFGDRDSWGNSELINCFTRSQVETLLKPYEIELLEEEEHPGKTPLGEDRDWHIFHIVARKK from the coding sequence ATGAACTCCCCAACCCTAAAAAGAGACTGGAAAGCTTATTACGATATCGTAGCTGATCGTCCGCCAAGAAAAACGATTTTGACGGCACTCGCAGCTTTTGAGCAACCAGGTATAGCTGTAGATCTTGGTTGTGGAGCTGGCAGGGATACAGTAGAAATATTACGTCAAAATTGGGCAGTACTGGCTATTGATCGAGAACCAGATGCTATTCATCGTTTATTAGCTCGTCCGAACCTGAATACCTTGCAATTAACTACTCAAATAGTCGGCTTTGAAGAGGTACAACTTCCCAAATCAGTAGATTTAATCAATGCCAGTTTTTCAATACCATTCTGCTCCCCAGAAGTCTTTCCTACCTTATGGAATCAAATTTTTAATTCTTTGGTTACTGGTGGTAGATTTTGCGGACATTTATTCGGCGATCGCGATTCTTGGGGCAACAGTGAATTAATCAATTGCTTTACGCGATCGCAAGTAGAAACCTTACTAAAACCCTACGAGATCGAACTGCTCGAAGAAGAAGAACATCCAGGCAAAACTCCTCTAGGGGAAGATAGAGACTGGCACATTTTTCATATTGTTGCCCGCAAAAAATAA
- the modB gene encoding molybdate ABC transporter permease subunit, with protein MTNLTPIWISLKTATTATVITFFLGITAARWMLSYRGKSKGLIEGLLTAPLVLPPTVVGFLLLLLFGRNGFIGQILDYFGIKVIFSWYATVIASTVVAFPLMYKTALGAFKQIDSNLLACARTLGASEWKIFWRIIVPLAKPGLIAATLLAFARALGEFGATLMLAGSIPGKTETIPIAIFFAAEGGAMDRALMLVIVMLAISLGVITAVNYWTEANRYHKSKPRRNFPGNIPKINWSTLEKRQKSLDYPVPQAKIKLTVEIQKQLPGFLLDVAFQTDQTSLGLLGGSGAGKSLILRCIAGLDTPDKGRIVLNGRVLFDSNRGINLPPRDRACGFLFQNYALFPHLTIAENIAFGMPTKKSRQETRQEIEKQLIVVDLPGKGDRYPGELSGGQQQRVALARAKASEPGIMLLDEPFSALDTYLRDKQEKILRNNLIRYQGVTLFITHNLEEVYRVCPNLLVIDKGKAIAHGTKQDIFEHPGNFRTAQLTGCKNFSRALAISQHQIKAMDWNCILETIEPVPELLEYVGIRAHQLIFPDTDDEKNTFPCWLATISETQHRVTLYLKLNQPANNPDDYHLQAEVFKDKWMKLKGRSFPWKIQLNPLRIMLL; from the coding sequence ATGACTAACTTAACTCCCATCTGGATATCCCTCAAAACTGCTACTACTGCCACGGTAATTACCTTTTTCTTGGGCATTACGGCAGCGCGTTGGATGTTGAGTTATCGAGGTAAATCTAAAGGATTAATTGAAGGGTTATTAACTGCTCCTTTAGTACTTCCGCCTACAGTTGTTGGTTTTTTGCTATTGCTGTTATTCGGGAGAAATGGGTTTATCGGTCAAATATTAGATTATTTTGGCATTAAAGTTATTTTCTCTTGGTATGCTACTGTTATCGCCTCGACAGTTGTGGCTTTTCCCTTAATGTATAAAACTGCTTTAGGGGCATTTAAACAAATTGATTCTAATCTACTTGCTTGTGCCCGAACTTTAGGGGCTTCAGAATGGAAGATTTTTTGGCGGATTATTGTACCATTAGCCAAACCTGGATTGATTGCAGCTACTTTATTGGCTTTTGCTCGTGCTTTAGGGGAATTTGGTGCCACCTTAATGTTAGCTGGTTCGATTCCTGGCAAAACTGAAACAATTCCGATCGCGATTTTCTTTGCTGCTGAAGGAGGGGCAATGGATCGGGCGTTAATGTTGGTAATAGTTATGCTGGCAATTTCTCTGGGGGTAATTACGGCGGTTAATTATTGGACTGAAGCTAATAGATATCATAAATCAAAACCCCGTAGAAATTTTCCAGGTAATATTCCTAAAATTAATTGGAGTACACTGGAAAAACGCCAAAAATCTCTAGATTATCCCGTACCTCAAGCCAAAATTAAATTAACTGTCGAGATTCAAAAGCAGCTACCAGGATTTTTATTAGATGTTGCTTTTCAGACAGATCAAACTTCCTTAGGGTTGTTAGGTGGTTCTGGTGCCGGTAAAAGCTTGATTTTACGCTGTATTGCTGGCTTAGACACTCCAGACAAAGGTCGTATTGTTCTCAATGGTAGGGTGTTATTTGATTCCAACCGAGGTATTAATTTACCGCCACGCGATCGCGCTTGTGGTTTTTTATTTCAAAATTATGCTTTGTTTCCCCATTTAACTATTGCCGAAAATATCGCCTTTGGAATGCCGACTAAGAAATCTAGGCAGGAAACTAGACAAGAGATCGAAAAACAGTTAATCGTCGTTGACTTACCTGGTAAGGGCGATCGCTATCCTGGAGAACTTTCAGGAGGTCAACAACAAAGAGTGGCATTAGCCAGAGCGAAAGCAAGTGAACCAGGGATAATGTTATTGGACGAACCTTTTTCGGCATTAGATACTTATTTGCGAGATAAACAAGAAAAAATTCTAAGAAATAACCTCATACGTTATCAAGGAGTGACTTTATTCATTACTCATAATCTAGAAGAAGTCTATCGAGTATGTCCTAACCTGTTGGTAATTGACAAGGGAAAAGCGATCGCTCATGGTACAAAACAAGATATTTTTGAGCATCCTGGTAATTTTAGAACTGCCCAGCTAACTGGCTGTAAAAACTTTTCTCGTGCCTTAGCTATTTCTCAACACCAAATTAAAGCGATGGACTGGAATTGTATTTTAGAAACAATAGAACCAGTACCAGAATTATTAGAATATGTAGGTATTCGTGCTCATCAGCTAATTTTTCCTGATACAGACGATGAGAAAAATACTTTTCCTTGTTGGTTGGCAACAATCAGCGAAACTCAACATCGAGTAACCTTATACCTCAAATTAAATCAACCTGCTAATAATCCTGATGATTATCATCTACAAGCAGAAGTTTTTAAAGATAAATGGATGAAATTAAAAGGTCGTTCTTTTCCCTGGAAAATTCAACTGAATCCATTACGAATTATGCTGCTATAA
- a CDS encoding glycosyltransferase family 2 protein — MSQNQKNNNLKLAVLMTCHNRSHVTLKCLKALYRQNKSFQVYLVDDGSSDGTSEAVKNHYPDVKILLGNGNLFWVGGMYFAFAEAMKHNYEYYLWLNDDTILEPDALSKLLDTHTLLTSQNKTKSIVVGSVKDPASGEYSYGGRIRSRKKLSHTFEAIKPGKEPQECLTMQGNIVLIPRSVANIVGNLESNFTHQRGDLDYGLRAKKLGCSIFVAPGYLGSCPQNSVTGSWIDMNLSPYQRLKKAFHIKAFPPKEWTIFIKRHSGDFWFIYWSFPYIRALIGYRNLDYSPTFKRETKADI, encoded by the coding sequence ATGTCTCAAAATCAAAAAAATAATAATCTAAAATTAGCGGTTCTCATGACTTGCCATAATAGAAGTCATGTAACATTAAAATGTCTTAAAGCTTTATACAGACAAAATAAATCTTTTCAAGTTTACTTAGTAGATGATGGTAGCTCTGACGGAACTTCAGAAGCAGTAAAAAATCATTATCCTGACGTAAAAATTTTGCTGGGTAACGGTAATCTGTTTTGGGTTGGAGGTATGTATTTCGCATTTGCCGAAGCAATGAAGCATAATTATGAATACTATCTCTGGCTAAATGACGATACTATCCTAGAGCCTGATGCTTTAAGTAAATTGCTGGATACTCATACCTTATTAACAAGTCAAAACAAAACTAAATCCATTGTGGTTGGTTCCGTTAAAGATCCTGCTAGTGGAGAATACAGCTACGGTGGTAGAATTCGTTCTCGAAAAAAACTTTCTCATACTTTTGAAGCAATTAAACCAGGAAAAGAGCCTCAAGAATGTCTTACTATGCAGGGTAATATAGTCTTAATTCCTCGTTCCGTAGCTAATATTGTAGGTAATTTAGAGTCTAATTTTACTCACCAAAGAGGAGACTTAGACTATGGACTGAGAGCAAAAAAACTAGGATGTTCTATTTTTGTCGCACCTGGCTATTTAGGAAGTTGTCCGCAAAATTCGGTCACTGGTAGCTGGATAGATATGAATCTTTCACCTTACCAACGTCTAAAAAAGGCATTTCACATTAAGGCTTTTCCACCCAAGGAGTGGACAATTTTTATTAAGAGGCATTCGGGTGATTTCTGGTTTATTTATTGGAGTTTTCCCTATATCAGAGCCTTAATTGGATATAGAAATTTAGATTATTCACCTACATTTAAGCGAGAAACAAAAGCAGATATATAG
- a CDS encoding IS630 family transposase, whose protein sequence is MPKTAYLANHLSSGELKEKYLKSKDSVETRRWHLLWKVSQGWTIKNSAIAVGCSYAYAQKILSQYNLHGEEGVANRQNQTSNHVRGKKRLLSPPQLEKLTRAIAKESPDGGIWTGTKVARWIEKETGREKVWNQRGWDYLKKCGYSWQSPRPTHQKADKLEQEIFKANFPLKVKKLEQENPDVEVDIWFFDEHRVGLKPILKKVWSKIGNRPEAIVQHRYEWLYVYGFVKPKTGETLWYLIPRVNTNWLNLVYQQFAIDAGINNQKKFFW, encoded by the coding sequence ATGCCAAAAACAGCTTATTTAGCCAATCATTTAAGTTCAGGTGAACTTAAAGAAAAATATCTTAAAAGTAAAGACTCTGTAGAAACTAGAAGATGGCATCTACTATGGAAAGTATCTCAGGGCTGGACGATTAAAAATAGTGCCATCGCTGTGGGGTGTTCTTATGCTTATGCTCAAAAGATTCTCAGTCAGTATAACCTCCATGGAGAAGAAGGGGTTGCAAATCGCCAAAATCAAACCAGCAATCACGTTAGAGGGAAAAAAAGGTTACTATCACCACCACAGTTAGAAAAACTCACAAGAGCGATCGCTAAAGAGTCACCAGACGGAGGAATCTGGACAGGAACGAAGGTAGCTCGCTGGATTGAAAAAGAAACGGGCAGAGAAAAAGTCTGGAATCAGAGAGGATGGGATTACTTAAAAAAGTGCGGTTACTCTTGGCAGAGTCCAAGACCAACACATCAAAAAGCAGATAAATTAGAACAAGAAATATTTAAGGCAAATTTTCCCTTAAAAGTCAAAAAACTAGAACAAGAAAACCCAGATGTGGAGGTAGATATATGGTTTTTTGATGAGCATAGGGTGGGACTAAAACCAATACTGAAAAAAGTTTGGTCGAAAATTGGTAATCGACCCGAAGCAATTGTACAACATCGCTATGAATGGTTGTATGTTTATGGATTCGTCAAACCGAAAACTGGAGAAACTTTATGGTATTTAATTCCCAGGGTTAATACTAACTGGCTTAATCTAGTTTATCAACAGTTTGCTATTGATGCTGGAATTAATAATCAAAAAAAATTCTTTTGGTAG
- a CDS encoding YafY family protein yields the protein MSRKKETLTLSLSPGTKAKLEEIARELGFFWGKSPSPSAFVTAIANKEVQVGEPFYLSDNQIKALRQAIRILIDTGYTAEAEMIALHVLDKSQLELSVKKELLKVINQHLDKWRLVVEEYIKNKQPFEILYTNSQEQELIFNVHFAQIDFHEKRFYLNIWCEETEDVSAENKKYFPEILHNRCLRFDRIQGIIPKSGEWRGSLDYLEVHLQFTDWMVKAYKPREEDIADAISNRFRNVTRRVFNPFWLIREIKGYGKYCNITNPDGLRNCFRQELIEICQLYNIEI from the coding sequence ATGTCAAGGAAAAAAGAAACGCTTACACTTTCACTTTCGCCAGGTACAAAAGCCAAATTAGAAGAAATAGCCCGTGAATTAGGCTTTTTTTGGGGTAAAAGTCCTTCTCCATCTGCATTTGTGACGGCGATCGCTAATAAAGAAGTACAAGTAGGAGAGCCTTTTTATTTAAGTGATAATCAAATAAAAGCTCTAAGACAAGCCATAAGGATTCTAATAGATACAGGATATACAGCAGAAGCAGAAATGATCGCTCTTCATGTTTTAGATAAATCTCAATTAGAGCTTTCAGTAAAAAAAGAATTACTCAAGGTTATAAATCAACATTTAGATAAATGGCGATTGGTTGTTGAAGAATATATTAAAAATAAGCAACCCTTCGAGATACTTTATACGAATAGTCAAGAGCAAGAATTAATTTTTAACGTACACTTTGCCCAAATAGACTTTCACGAGAAGCGTTTCTACTTAAATATTTGGTGCGAAGAAACAGAAGATGTCTCAGCCGAAAATAAAAAGTATTTCCCCGAAATCCTTCATAATCGATGTTTACGCTTTGATCGAATTCAGGGAATTATTCCCAAATCTGGAGAATGGCGCGGGAGTTTAGATTATCTAGAAGTACACTTACAATTTACGGACTGGATGGTAAAAGCCTATAAACCTAGAGAGGAAGATATTGCGGATGCGATTAGTAACAGATTTAGAAATGTAACTCGTAGAGTCTTTAATCCTTTTTGGTTGATTAGGGAAATTAAAGGATATGGAAAATACTGCAATATAACTAACCCTGATGGATTGCGTAATTGTTTTCGACAAGAATTAATTGAAATATGCCAGTTATACAATATTGAAATTTAG
- a CDS encoding sulfotransferase gives MQNNSKMKVLYISGFERSGSTIVNRVLGQIDGFVAWGELRDIWLHGIVENRICSCGHLFTDCLVWQQVFNEAFNGINKFKVLEMIELQKLTRSMVLPHYFGLIKDKSFKKKVGQYLTNLEKLYQAIQVTTNSKVIVDSTKASWYGYILSLLPSIDLYVIHLVRNPKGICYSLEQRKLKGELECQWYNPLHASLSWNLKNYAVEMLLNSSSKRYLRISYENFIQNPQMIVEHILNFLDEKATNLPFIDSSTVKMSTDHIIAGSPSSRSDIGTVKLSLDEKWQQSMRKLDQALISISTFPIAKKYY, from the coding sequence ATGCAAAACAATTCCAAAATGAAAGTACTTTATATATCTGGCTTTGAACGCAGTGGAAGTACAATTGTTAACAGGGTACTAGGACAAATAGATGGCTTCGTTGCTTGGGGAGAACTTAGAGATATTTGGCTGCATGGAATCGTAGAAAATAGAATTTGTAGTTGTGGACATTTATTTACAGATTGTTTAGTCTGGCAACAAGTATTTAATGAAGCTTTTAATGGTATAAATAAATTCAAGGTATTAGAAATGATCGAGCTACAAAAGCTAACTCGCTCTATGGTTTTACCTCACTATTTTGGATTAATAAAAGATAAGTCTTTCAAAAAAAAAGTAGGTCAATATCTAACTAATTTAGAAAAACTTTATCAAGCTATTCAAGTCACAACGAATAGTAAAGTTATTGTTGATTCAACAAAAGCCTCTTGGTATGGTTATATTTTGAGTTTATTGCCTTCTATAGATTTATACGTTATTCACTTAGTACGTAACCCAAAAGGTATTTGTTATTCTTTGGAACAGCGTAAACTGAAAGGGGAACTAGAGTGTCAATGGTACAATCCGCTACATGCTTCTTTATCTTGGAATCTTAAAAACTACGCTGTAGAAATGCTGTTAAATTCTTCTAGCAAACGTTATTTGAGGATAAGCTATGAAAATTTCATTCAAAATCCCCAGATGATTGTAGAGCACATACTCAATTTTCTTGACGAAAAGGCTACAAATCTTCCTTTTATAGATAGTTCAACTGTAAAAATGAGTACAGATCATATTATTGCAGGTAGTCCAAGTAGTCGTTCTGATATTGGAACTGTCAAATTATCTTTGGATGAGAAATGGCAACAGTCAATGAGGAAATTAGATCAGGCTTTAATCAGTATTTCTACTTTTCCAATTGCGAAGAAATATTATTAG
- a CDS encoding IS630 family transposase, with the protein MRYIKGLNKDTLKLLKRIYQQSKYYQVRQRAHCIKLSYQGYKISELREIFQVSRNTIYNWFNAWESSKFSGLYNSPGRGRKKLFTVEQQQQIKNWVKDTPKNLEKVQSKILREWGNTVSKKTIKRIIKSAYMGWSRIKRRVGGNPIPEFYDRKVKELDKLKEQESTGEIEIRYVDESGFCLIPYIPYAWQERKQKIEVPSQQSKRLNVLGFLSRQNELEVYTFKCSINSDVIVACIDQFCEKITKKTILIMDNASIHQNNFLWNKEAEWSEKGLEIFFLPTYSPHLNIIEILWRFIKYKWLESDAYESYSALVDAVENILKNFGTEYTINFV; encoded by the coding sequence ATGAGATATATTAAGGGTTTAAACAAAGATACATTAAAACTTTTAAAGAGAATTTACCAGCAGAGTAAATATTATCAAGTAAGACAGAGAGCCCATTGTATTAAATTAAGTTATCAAGGCTATAAAATCTCAGAATTAAGGGAAATATTTCAAGTAAGTCGCAATACAATTTACAATTGGTTTAATGCTTGGGAATCATCTAAATTTTCGGGACTTTATAATAGTCCTGGTCGGGGAAGAAAAAAGCTATTTACTGTTGAGCAACAGCAACAAATAAAAAATTGGGTAAAAGACACGCCCAAAAATCTGGAAAAAGTCCAATCAAAAATTTTAAGAGAATGGGGAAACACCGTAAGTAAAAAGACTATAAAAAGAATAATCAAATCAGCTTATATGGGTTGGTCTAGAATCAAAAGAAGGGTAGGGGGAAATCCTATCCCTGAATTTTACGACCGAAAAGTCAAGGAATTAGACAAATTAAAAGAACAAGAGTCAACAGGAGAAATTGAAATTAGATACGTAGATGAAAGTGGTTTTTGTTTAATTCCATATATCCCTTATGCCTGGCAAGAAAGAAAACAAAAAATCGAAGTCCCTAGTCAACAAAGTAAAAGATTAAATGTCTTAGGCTTTTTAAGCAGACAAAATGAACTAGAAGTATACACTTTTAAATGCAGTATTAATAGTGACGTCATTGTAGCCTGTATAGACCAATTTTGTGAAAAAATCACCAAAAAGACCATTCTAATCATGGATAATGCTTCAATCCATCAAAATAACTTTCTCTGGAATAAGGAAGCAGAGTGGTCAGAAAAAGGACTAGAGATTTTCTTTCTACCAACTTATTCCCCTCATTTGAATATCATAGAAATTCTCTGGCGTTTTATTAAGTATAAGTGGTTAGAAAGTGATGCTTATGAAAGTTATTCTGCTTTAGTAGATGCTGTCGAAAATATTCTCAAAAACTTTGGTACGGAATATACAATTAATTTTGTCTAG
- a CDS encoding glycosyltransferase family 4 protein — protein MTKRLGFLAAAPRISTRFDAEMSGPRSRVLGLVKGFESLNWSVLPFIVGDRTPSKWSTKGSGAAISSGYLRTLAVDIVRLGLGIFNSWRSWRELGRQVDWVYEYAATLQCLGWIFQRQGIPWILQVEALLYYEAKTERKALILDGIARKLELWSYRQCDVIACVSATLKEILVQEIGINQDKIVLVPNGVDIEFLNPQLHEPKRLFSGFTVGFVGSLYSWAGLDLLLEAIYELQSEGYLISLVVVGDGEMKQAWEEQSQTLGLEEQVQFVGRVPWQKVPQYIAGCDIGYSGQIQLQMGKMYLSPMKLYEYMSMAKPVIASAFEDARRLVVEEETGFLFRPGDKNALKESLIKALVAKNKLKEMGEQARREIETNHSWTNRVQVLIEKTEHILMNRLCRKN, from the coding sequence GTGACTAAAAGACTAGGTTTTCTTGCGGCAGCGCCTAGAATTTCAACTCGATTTGATGCCGAAATGTCGGGTCCTCGTTCTCGTGTTTTGGGATTAGTTAAAGGCTTTGAATCTCTAAATTGGTCAGTTCTACCATTTATTGTTGGTGATAGAACTCCCTCCAAATGGTCCACTAAAGGCTCTGGAGCAGCAATTAGTAGTGGATATCTGCGAACTTTGGCAGTAGATATAGTTCGTCTAGGTTTGGGGATCTTTAATAGTTGGCGAAGTTGGCGCGAGTTGGGCAGACAGGTAGATTGGGTATACGAATATGCTGCTACTCTTCAATGTTTAGGATGGATTTTTCAACGCCAAGGTATTCCTTGGATTTTGCAGGTAGAAGCTTTGCTTTATTATGAAGCTAAAACAGAACGTAAAGCCCTGATTTTAGATGGAATTGCTCGTAAATTAGAATTATGGTCATATCGGCAGTGCGATGTTATTGCTTGTGTTAGTGCTACCCTCAAAGAAATACTGGTTCAGGAAATAGGCATCAACCAAGATAAAATCGTCCTAGTACCTAATGGAGTTGATATCGAATTTCTTAACCCTCAACTACACGAACCAAAACGATTATTTTCAGGTTTTACGGTGGGATTTGTGGGAAGTTTATATTCTTGGGCTGGATTAGACCTCTTGCTGGAGGCAATTTATGAACTGCAATCAGAAGGGTATCTAATATCCCTTGTAGTTGTAGGGGACGGAGAAATGAAACAGGCTTGGGAAGAGCAATCTCAAACCTTGGGTCTTGAAGAACAGGTACAATTTGTTGGACGAGTGCCTTGGCAAAAAGTACCACAGTATATAGCTGGATGTGATATTGGTTATTCAGGACAAATACAGTTGCAGATGGGAAAAATGTATTTGTCACCGATGAAACTTTATGAATATATGTCAATGGCCAAACCAGTTATTGCCTCGGCTTTTGAGGATGCCCGAAGATTAGTTGTTGAAGAAGAAACAGGATTCTTATTTCGGCCTGGAGATAAAAATGCACTCAAAGAATCTTTGATTAAAGCTCTTGTAGCCAAAAATAAATTGAAAGAAATGGGCGAGCAGGCACGCAGAGAAATAGAAACTAATCATAGTTGGACTAATCGAGTTCAAGTTCTGATCGAGAAAACTGAGCATATTTTAATGAATCGGTTGTGTCGCAAAAACTAG
- a CDS encoding helix-turn-helix domain-containing protein — translation MPINKAKLINLSSRQETLLQQIVRGTTNPDRLVRRAKLILAAASGESNSSISRRLELERGQVRLWRERWRQDKEKLAAAEEQQVTDKKLMVLIKQVLEDRPRSGTSRFFSVEQVVQIVALACESPEESERPVSHWTARELAAEAVKRGIVSKISPRSAGRFLTRSHTKTRSPSLLVKSQN, via the coding sequence ATGCCCATTAACAAAGCAAAACTAATCAACCTCTCCAGCAGACAAGAAACACTACTACAACAGATAGTTAGAGGGACTACCAACCCTGATCGTTTGGTGAGAAGAGCCAAGCTGATTTTAGCCGCAGCATCTGGAGAGAGCAATAGTTCTATTAGTCGAAGATTAGAACTAGAAAGAGGGCAAGTACGCTTGTGGCGAGAACGATGGAGACAGGACAAAGAGAAACTAGCAGCAGCAGAAGAACAACAAGTAACTGACAAAAAGTTAATGGTCTTGATTAAACAAGTTTTAGAAGATCGCCCACGTTCAGGCACGAGCAGGTTCTTTAGCGTAGAACAAGTCGTTCAAATAGTGGCACTAGCCTGTGAATCTCCCGAAGAATCAGAAAGACCAGTAAGTCATTGGACAGCCAGAGAGTTAGCAGCAGAAGCAGTTAAAAGAGGAATAGTGTCAAAGATTTCCCCTCGAAGTGCGGGACGTTTTTTAACAAGAAGCCACACTAAAACCAGATCTCCATCGTTACTGGTTAAATCCCAAAATTGA
- the modA gene encoding molybdate ABC transporter substrate-binding protein, which produces MINNKKNLGVLSIGIVSLLLVGGCSLLSNLSLENPTQATPLTQLTVSAAASLKDVMEEIELLYQQKYPETEIIYNFASSGSLQRQIEQGAPVDIFISAANNKMNALEKQSLILTETRRDLLKNQMVLIAPTNNNKNNLKLDNFDDLTTKEINTIALGEPKSVPAGKYAQEVLTSLEIADQVNSKAIYGKDVRQVLNYVATGNVDAGIVYRTDAQVSDNVAIVATAPETSHYPVIYPVAVIKDSDRPELATKLIEFLTTPEAQTVFKEHGFVSVIQ; this is translated from the coding sequence ATGATAAATAACAAAAAGAACTTAGGGGTTTTAAGTATCGGTATTGTATCATTGCTATTAGTAGGAGGATGCAGTCTCCTAAGCAATCTGAGTCTAGAAAATCCTACTCAAGCTACTCCATTAACTCAATTAACGGTATCCGCAGCAGCTAGTCTTAAAGATGTAATGGAAGAAATTGAGCTTCTTTACCAGCAAAAATATCCTGAGACTGAAATTATTTATAATTTTGCTTCTTCTGGTTCACTACAGCGTCAAATCGAACAAGGTGCGCCTGTAGATATCTTTATCTCTGCTGCTAACAATAAAATGAATGCTTTGGAAAAGCAGAGTCTGATACTAACAGAAACTCGTCGGGATTTATTAAAAAACCAAATGGTTTTGATTGCTCCTACAAATAATAATAAAAATAATCTCAAACTTGATAATTTTGACGATTTAACTACTAAAGAAATAAATACGATCGCCCTGGGAGAACCAAAAAGTGTTCCTGCTGGTAAATATGCTCAAGAAGTATTAACTTCTTTAGAGATTGCCGATCAAGTAAATTCTAAAGCTATTTACGGTAAAGATGTCCGTCAGGTTCTTAATTATGTAGCTACTGGTAACGTAGATGCAGGAATTGTTTACCGTACTGATGCCCAAGTTTCGGATAACGTTGCAATAGTTGCTACTGCCCCAGAAACTAGCCATTACCCCGTAATTTATCCTGTTGCCGTAATTAAAGATAGCGATCGCCCAGAATTGGCAACCAAATTAATAGAATTTTTAACCACCCCCGAAGCTCAAACGGTATTTAAAGAGCATGGGTTTGTGTCAGTAATTCAGTAA
- a CDS encoding transposase, which yields MVEDNAGWHRSKKVIIPEGIEIDFLPPYSPELQPAERLWQLVDEPLVNQYFETINEIEDILVERCCVVSEMKDEVRKLTNYHWLKNTCCLPTF from the coding sequence TTGGTAGAAGATAATGCAGGATGGCATCGCAGCAAAAAAGTGATAATTCCAGAGGGAATAGAGATTGATTTTTTACCTCCTTATTCTCCAGAGTTACAGCCAGCCGAAAGGTTGTGGCAGTTAGTAGATGAACCTCTAGTAAATCAATATTTTGAAACTATTAATGAGATAGAGGACATTTTAGTTGAGCGTTGTTGTGTAGTCAGTGAAATGAAAGATGAAGTTCGTAAATTGACTAACTATCATTGGCTAAAAAACACTTGTTGTTTACCTACTTTCTAA